The Desulfovibrio inopinatus DSM 10711 genome includes the window AACATAATGATTTTGGTGACTTCGGGGCGTGCGGAACACACACCAAAATTTCCTTTTTTCTTCACTGACTTGCTCAAAAAGACCATCACACCGAGGCCGCTGGAATCAATGAATTCCACTTCGGAAATATCAAGGAGAATGTTGTGATGCCCTGAATCAATATACTCAAGGCCCATGGTTTTGAAATCTGCGGCATTGGAGACATCAAGACTTTTGTCTTTGAGTTGCAAGAGAATGACGTCATCGATGAGGATGTCTTGGGCATGCATACGTTCCGCTCTCTCCTAATCTTTTTTGTTCTCAATACCGGTCCACTCAATTAAGGTAAAGGCTTGTCACAGAGTTATGAAATACTTTTCTCATGCTTGTTGCGGTGTGCACAACGGGAAAACTTCTTATTTCAGACTGAATAAGCAAGAAAAAGGTGTTTTTATTGATTTTTACAGGCAAACGAGGCAAAGTTTCTCCTCTTGAGAAAAGCTTGTTCTTTTTGTCGCATTCGAACCCAGGACATCGCCATGTTGAGTAAAAACATTCCTTCAAAGATTTATGAACGATCCTTGTTTTCCTGGGTCAAGACAAGCAATTTGACGCTTCAAATCGTTCTACTTTTTGTAATTGTGGTAACGGTCGGCGTTCGTGTGCTG containing:
- a CDS encoding STAS domain-containing protein yields the protein MHAQDILIDDVILLQLKDKSLDVSNAADFKTMGLEYIDSGHHNILLDISEVEFIDSSGLGVMVFLSKSVKKKGNFGVCSARPEVTKIIMLTRLDRVFHVFETVEQGLTAFGVSST